A portion of the Halobacillus ihumii genome contains these proteins:
- a CDS encoding mechanosensitive ion channel family protein, which yields MNLFEEGFEFNPSVVVEWLITGGLQILVILIAFAIISPLGKKAIEAAIGRMGKQRKLSEARTKTLEKISVNLFSYALLFVLIVMILSAININIGPLLAGAGIVGLAIGFGAQGLVSDIVTGFFILLERQIEVDDYVTAAGYDGIVEEVGIRTTKLRGFDGTLHYIPNRNIAGVSNHSRGNMRALVDIGIGYEDDMDEAIEVLSKVAEDFAEDPRFKEGPSVLGVQSIGTSDIVIRILGKTANMEQWGVERDMRKAIKEALDAAGIDIPYPHQVNVDKQPKAN from the coding sequence ATGAATTTGTTTGAAGAAGGATTTGAATTCAATCCTTCTGTGGTCGTGGAATGGCTGATCACAGGCGGGTTGCAAATACTAGTTATTCTGATCGCATTTGCTATCATCAGTCCTTTAGGGAAAAAAGCGATCGAAGCAGCGATTGGCAGAATGGGAAAACAGCGTAAACTAAGTGAAGCACGTACGAAAACACTGGAGAAGATTTCGGTGAACCTTTTCAGTTATGCGCTGTTATTTGTCTTAATCGTAATGATATTAAGTGCCATAAACATTAACATCGGACCGCTTCTGGCTGGTGCTGGAATTGTTGGTCTGGCGATTGGGTTTGGAGCTCAAGGGCTAGTGTCAGACATCGTTACAGGCTTTTTCATTCTATTAGAACGTCAAATCGAAGTGGATGATTATGTAACCGCTGCGGGGTATGATGGAATCGTAGAAGAAGTCGGAATTCGCACGACAAAACTACGAGGCTTTGATGGAACCCTTCATTACATTCCTAATCGCAATATCGCAGGAGTCAGCAACCATTCTCGCGGAAATATGCGCGCACTAGTTGACATTGGCATTGGCTATGAAGACGACATGGATGAAGCCATTGAAGTTCTCTCAAAAGTGGCCGAAGACTTTGCGGAGGATCCTCGTTTTAAAGAAGGTCCTAGCGTACTTGGCGTTCAGAGCATTGGCACATCTGATATCGTTATTAGAATCTTAGGCAAGACGGCCAACATGGAACAGTGGGGCGTTGAACGAGATATGAGGAAAGCAATTAAGGAAGCACTCGATGCAGCTGGCATTGATATTCCGTATCCACATCAGGTCAACGTGGACAAGCAGCCAAAAGCAAATTAA
- a CDS encoding patatin family protein produces MLDRTGLVLEGGGMRGAYTAGVLDFFLDEAIHFPYVVGASAGACNGSSYVAAQRGRNYEVMVNYGDHPEYISFKRMFTERQLFGMDFIFDKLPNQLVPFDYDAFLSRTTEFVVGTTNMRTGEPQFFNHFPDRTSLLKVMRASSSLPLLAPSISYLGEELMDGGIADPIPINPSIESGNKKHVIVLTRNDGYIKKRMKMDWYFTRKYKNFPKFAHALRIRHQKYNATLRKIQQMEEAGEVFVLRPQAPLQVSRIEKNRQRLHQLYMQGYQEAEQQSDQLAKFIQT; encoded by the coding sequence GTGTTGGATCGAACAGGTTTAGTTTTAGAAGGAGGAGGAATGCGCGGGGCTTATACGGCAGGAGTTCTTGATTTTTTTCTTGATGAAGCGATCCATTTTCCTTATGTGGTAGGAGCCTCAGCTGGTGCTTGTAATGGCAGTTCTTATGTGGCTGCGCAGCGGGGCAGGAATTATGAAGTGATGGTGAATTATGGGGATCATCCCGAGTACATATCGTTCAAACGGATGTTCACAGAGCGACAGTTGTTTGGGATGGATTTTATTTTTGATAAGCTTCCTAATCAGCTTGTGCCGTTTGATTATGACGCCTTTTTATCCCGAACGACAGAGTTTGTAGTGGGTACGACAAATATGCGAACGGGTGAGCCGCAATTTTTTAACCATTTCCCTGACAGGACAAGCTTACTTAAAGTGATGAGGGCGTCAAGTTCGCTGCCGCTCCTAGCTCCAAGTATTTCTTATTTAGGGGAAGAGCTTATGGACGGCGGAATAGCTGATCCGATTCCGATCAATCCGTCGATTGAATCGGGAAATAAGAAGCATGTGATCGTGTTGACGAGGAATGACGGTTATATTAAAAAAAGGATGAAAATGGATTGGTATTTCACCCGCAAATATAAAAATTTCCCGAAGTTTGCACATGCTTTACGAATTCGTCATCAAAAATACAATGCGACACTGAGAAAAATTCAGCAGATGGAAGAAGCTGGCGAGGTGTTTGTGTTACGCCCTCAAGCCCCATTGCAAGTCAGCCGCATCGAGAAAAACAGACAGCGTCTGCATCAGCTGTACATGCAAGGTTATCAGGAAGCTGAGCAGCAAAGTGACCAGCTCGCAAAATTTATCCAAACGTAA
- a CDS encoding peroxiredoxin, which translates to MAERMVAKQAPRFEMDAVLPNKEFGKVSLEENMKNDKWTVLFFYPMDFTFVCPTEITAVSDRFDEFEDLDAEVVGVSTDTIHTHLAWINTSREDNGLGDLEYSLAADTNHQVAKDYGVLIEEEGVALRGLFIISPEGELQYQVVNHNNIGRDVDETLRVLQALQTGGLCPANWKPGQETL; encoded by the coding sequence ATGGCAGAACGCATGGTAGCAAAACAAGCACCTCGCTTTGAAATGGATGCAGTACTACCGAATAAGGAATTTGGAAAAGTTTCACTAGAAGAAAACATGAAGAACGATAAGTGGACGGTTCTATTTTTCTATCCAATGGACTTCACATTCGTGTGCCCGACAGAAATTACAGCTGTTTCTGATCGCTTCGATGAATTCGAAGATCTTGATGCAGAAGTAGTGGGTGTTTCCACAGATACAATCCACACTCACCTAGCATGGATTAACACGTCCCGTGAAGACAATGGTCTTGGCGATCTAGAGTATTCTCTAGCAGCGGATACAAATCATCAGGTTGCGAAAGACTACGGAGTACTTATCGAAGAAGAAGGGGTTGCACTTCGCGGTCTATTCATCATCAGCCCTGAAGGCGAACTTCAGTACCAAGTGGTGAACCACAACAACATCGGCCGTGACGTTGATGAAACACTTCGCGTCCTGCAGGCTCTTCAAACTGGTGGACTTTGCCCAGCAAACTGGAAGCCAGGTCAAGAAACTCTTTAA
- a CDS encoding chemotaxis protein, which yields MQKDQGILLESGTNELEIVEFSVSESRFGINVIKVKEILNLVPVTKIPHSHPAVEGIIDIRGEVVPVVDVAHALGFEGSANPQQDKFILTEFNQTKIVFHVHTVTQIHRISWESIEKPGTMYQGLETEITGVIKKEGDMLLLLDFEKIVADISPESSLNKADIRVLGARERSDKKILIAEDSGLLRGLLQETLEEAGYIHTTSFEDGKAAYDHLAELAADGKSIREEYQLVITDIEMPRMDGHHLTRRIKEDPQLQQLPVVIFSSLITNDLKHKGEIAGADAQISKPEIVELIKIIDQHIK from the coding sequence ATGCAGAAAGATCAAGGAATCTTATTAGAAAGTGGTACAAATGAGCTGGAAATTGTGGAGTTTAGTGTTTCTGAAAGCCGGTTTGGGATTAATGTGATTAAGGTAAAGGAAATATTAAATCTAGTACCTGTTACGAAAATTCCTCACTCTCATCCAGCCGTTGAGGGGATCATAGATATTAGGGGCGAGGTTGTCCCGGTCGTGGACGTTGCTCATGCATTAGGGTTTGAGGGTTCTGCCAACCCGCAGCAGGACAAGTTTATTCTTACTGAGTTTAATCAAACAAAAATCGTTTTTCATGTTCATACGGTTACACAGATTCATCGTATTTCCTGGGAATCGATTGAAAAGCCAGGAACGATGTATCAAGGATTAGAGACAGAAATTACCGGTGTTATTAAAAAAGAGGGCGACATGTTGCTGTTGCTGGACTTTGAGAAGATTGTGGCGGATATTAGTCCGGAATCAAGCTTAAACAAAGCTGATATTCGCGTACTGGGTGCACGGGAGCGTTCTGACAAAAAGATTCTTATTGCCGAGGATTCAGGGTTGCTGCGCGGGCTGCTGCAAGAAACACTGGAGGAAGCTGGTTACATACATACGACATCATTTGAAGATGGAAAGGCCGCCTATGATCATCTGGCTGAACTGGCAGCTGACGGGAAGAGCATACGGGAAGAATATCAATTGGTGATCACAGACATTGAAATGCCGCGGATGGACGGTCACCATTTAACCCGTCGAATTAAGGAAGATCCACAGCTTCAACAACTTCCGGTCGTCATTTTTTCGTCCTTAATTACGAATGACCTCAAGCATAAAGGGGAGATCGCAGGGGCCGATGCCCAGATCTCAAAACCTGAAATAGTGGAACTAATCAAGATCATTGACCAGCATATAAAATGA
- a CDS encoding YkyB family protein, which translates to MREKQLSNRELAESLFIVNRHAKTAPEPKHLYEIKKSTITKLIKERRAKKIGLHFSDHPKLSKQHSTLLIEVGGYYFHIPAEKKDFNQLKHLGKVDQSYRNPKPKLSLSRAKRTLYNYLGWDHEKAPTSYSPSSHPNLSMLGQQHIAPWNQRPKR; encoded by the coding sequence ATGAGAGAAAAACAGTTGTCCAACCGTGAACTTGCCGAATCACTATTTATCGTCAATCGGCACGCGAAAACCGCCCCTGAACCTAAACATCTTTATGAAATTAAAAAATCAACCATTACTAAATTAATAAAGGAACGAAGAGCTAAAAAAATTGGCTTGCATTTTTCAGACCATCCTAAACTGAGTAAACAGCATTCCACACTTCTTATAGAGGTCGGTGGATACTATTTTCATATTCCAGCTGAAAAGAAAGATTTCAACCAGTTAAAGCACCTTGGCAAGGTAGACCAATCGTATCGCAATCCGAAACCAAAACTCTCCTTGTCGAGAGCAAAGCGAACGTTGTACAACTATTTAGGTTGGGACCACGAAAAGGCCCCTACTTCTTACTCACCTTCCTCCCATCCTAACCTGTCCATGCTTGGACAGCAGCATATTGCCCCGTGGAACCAGCGTCCCAAACGATAA
- the dapD gene encoding 2,3,4,5-tetrahydropyridine-2,6-dicarboxylate N-acetyltransferase: MKQMDANEIISFISNSEKSTPVKVYVKGKDLSTLDFGDDVRDFITGDSGVLFGEWKAIEPLLEKYNDQIEDYVLESDRRNSAIPLLDTKKVNARIEPGAVIRDQVEIGDGAIIMIGASINIGSVVGEGTMIDMNVVMGGRATVGKDCHIGAGAVLAGVIEPPSAQPVVIEDEVVIGANAVVLEGVTVGKGSVVAAGAIVTEDVPPNTVVAGTPAKVIKKIDDQTKSKTEIKKELRKLDN, from the coding sequence ATGAAACAAATGGATGCAAATGAGATTATCTCATTTATTTCAAATAGTGAAAAATCAACACCTGTTAAAGTTTATGTGAAAGGAAAGGACCTTTCAACACTGGACTTTGGTGATGATGTACGAGACTTTATTACTGGTGATTCAGGGGTTCTTTTCGGAGAATGGAAAGCAATTGAACCACTACTAGAGAAGTATAACGATCAAATTGAAGACTACGTGCTTGAAAGTGATCGCCGAAACTCAGCGATTCCGTTATTGGATACGAAAAAAGTAAACGCTCGTATTGAGCCTGGTGCTGTTATTCGTGATCAGGTTGAGATCGGTGACGGTGCAATCATCATGATTGGCGCTTCTATCAACATTGGTTCCGTAGTTGGAGAAGGAACGATGATCGATATGAACGTCGTCATGGGCGGTCGTGCAACTGTCGGAAAAGACTGCCATATCGGCGCTGGAGCTGTTTTAGCAGGTGTAATTGAACCACCTTCCGCACAGCCTGTTGTGATCGAGGACGAAGTAGTCATCGGGGCTAACGCGGTCGTTCTTGAAGGAGTGACGGTTGGAAAAGGTTCAGTAGTCGCAGCCGGAGCGATTGTAACCGAGGATGTTCCTCCGAATACGGTAGTTGCCGGGACACCAGCCAAAGTGATTAAGAAGATTGATGATCAAACGAAATCGAAGACAGAGATTAAGAAAGAACTCCGCAAACTCGATAACTAA
- a CDS encoding DNA alkylation repair protein, translated as MEQTQMIKDAIVNEFKSHRNPAQQEAMEKYMKNQFPFYGIKTPERSKLVKQWLKSHASITYSERVDTALLLFQEEERECHYAALALLEKVSKQPPVSAIAVYKQLLTLKPWWDTVDMISSNLCGNYLLHYREELPVITESWARSEHLWVRRASLLNQLKFKDQTDEVLLYQTIHTVKHEKEFFIEKAIGWILREYSKTAPESVIAFIESTELRPLSRREGLKWMKNKGLYPAAEKV; from the coding sequence ATGGAGCAAACTCAAATGATTAAGGACGCGATCGTGAACGAATTTAAGTCTCATCGAAATCCTGCTCAGCAAGAGGCGATGGAGAAGTATATGAAAAATCAGTTTCCCTTTTACGGAATCAAGACGCCGGAGCGGTCGAAGCTCGTGAAGCAGTGGCTGAAATCTCATGCTTCGATCACCTATAGTGAACGAGTGGATACGGCTTTGTTACTTTTTCAAGAAGAAGAAAGAGAATGCCATTATGCAGCTCTCGCGTTACTTGAAAAAGTCTCTAAACAGCCTCCTGTCTCAGCTATTGCGGTTTATAAGCAATTACTGACGTTAAAGCCCTGGTGGGACACGGTGGATATGATTTCCAGCAATTTGTGCGGAAACTATTTGCTGCATTATAGGGAGGAGTTACCTGTGATTACGGAAAGCTGGGCTCGTTCGGAGCATCTGTGGGTGCGGAGAGCGAGTCTGCTTAATCAGCTTAAATTTAAAGATCAGACAGACGAAGTGCTGTTGTATCAAACGATCCATACGGTAAAACACGAGAAGGAATTTTTCATTGAAAAAGCTATCGGCTGGATCTTGCGCGAGTATAGTAAAACAGCCCCTGAGTCTGTGATTGCTTTTATCGAATCAACAGAGTTACGTCCTTTAAGTAGGAGAGAAGGGCTGAAGTGGATGAAAAATAAGGGGTTATATCCTGCGGCAGAAAAGGTATAG
- the cbpB gene encoding cyclic-di-AMP-binding protein CbpB, with translation MVSVQSKKLEIPLVEELMIPAEKVAHVQIGNPLDHALLVLVKTGYSAVPVVDKMYKFKGTISKTIILEETLGLEQFELNRLNDMTVNEVVDESVPCLHRNDTMIDALHKLIDHPFICVTNDEGEFDGIITRRTILKQFSKHYHESWKRV, from the coding sequence ATGGTAAGTGTACAAAGTAAAAAGCTTGAAATTCCATTAGTTGAAGAGTTAATGATTCCAGCAGAGAAAGTCGCTCATGTTCAGATAGGGAATCCATTAGATCATGCTTTGCTCGTTCTGGTGAAAACCGGCTATTCGGCTGTACCTGTCGTCGATAAAATGTACAAATTTAAGGGAACCATCAGCAAGACAATCATTCTTGAAGAAACGCTCGGGCTCGAACAGTTTGAATTGAATCGATTGAATGATATGACAGTGAATGAAGTGGTCGATGAAAGTGTTCCGTGTTTGCATCGAAATGATACGATGATTGACGCTTTACACAAATTGATTGATCATCCCTTTATTTGTGTTACAAATGATGAAGGAGAATTTGACGGGATAATTACGAGGAGAACCATTTTAAAACAATTCAGCAAACATTATCATGAATCATGGAAAAGAGTATAG
- a CDS encoding metallophosphoesterase, with protein MKLTRRSFIKKFLVSGLGLLGLSGGGYYYARHIEPHMLDRKEYTISHSNIPRSFNDFKIVQFSDTHIGFNYDLTEFEQLIDTINAENADLIVFTGDLVDKPHTYRFDQRIPQLLQKLKTPYGNYWIYGNHDHGGYGTETVKAVMDDGGFQLLQNSVAMVDNGQDSFALAGLDDVMLGSPNISATTAQIEGDPFTMLLVHEPDVADQMQQHGIDIQLSGHSHGGQIQLPFVGALVTPPYAETYIEGKYTISELLTLYVSKGIGTTRLPYRFMCRPEYSVFHLQAKL; from the coding sequence ATGAAATTAACACGACGCAGCTTCATAAAGAAATTTCTAGTAAGCGGATTAGGGCTGCTCGGACTAAGCGGCGGGGGCTATTACTATGCCCGTCATATTGAACCACACATGCTCGATAGGAAAGAGTATACGATCAGCCATTCAAACATACCGCGTTCGTTTAATGATTTTAAGATTGTCCAATTTTCTGATACTCATATTGGTTTTAATTATGACTTAACAGAATTTGAGCAATTAATTGATACAATAAATGCAGAGAATGCAGATTTAATCGTATTTACCGGTGACCTTGTAGATAAGCCGCACACGTATCGATTTGATCAGAGGATTCCACAGTTGCTCCAGAAACTGAAGACACCTTATGGAAATTACTGGATTTACGGTAATCATGACCATGGGGGATATGGAACGGAGACAGTAAAAGCTGTTATGGATGATGGAGGATTTCAATTGCTGCAAAATAGTGTGGCAATGGTCGATAATGGACAGGATAGCTTCGCACTGGCTGGTTTAGATGATGTAATGCTTGGATCACCCAATATTTCAGCAACTACTGCTCAAATTGAGGGGGATCCTTTTACAATGCTGCTCGTACATGAGCCTGATGTAGCAGACCAGATGCAGCAACATGGGATTGATATCCAGCTGTCCGGCCATAGTCATGGCGGTCAGATTCAACTTCCATTCGTAGGAGCGCTCGTCACTCCGCCTTATGCAGAGACCTACATTGAAGGAAAATATACGATTAGTGAGCTTCTCACCCTCTATGTAAGTAAGGGGATTGGAACAACCCGCCTGCCGTATCGATTTATGTGCCGTCCTGAATACTCAGTTTTTCACCTCCAAGCAAAGCTTTAA
- a CDS encoding MDR family MFS transporter, whose product MEEVQQLQQKRKRGLVLASIMLAMFLAAIEATIVSTAMPSIVADLGGFSLYSWVFSAYLLTNAATVLLFGRLADIVGRKPIFLIGIGLFLTGSTMAALSQTMLFLIAARLVQGLGAGALMPIATTIVGDLYTKEERAKIQGYLSSVWGISAVSGPLLGGFFVDVLSWPYVFWMNIPLGLLAIIGIVLFFKEDKTQKKQSVDLVGSLLTMVAVSLSMLILVEGGVGIPWLSREMGILIVLAMSSFIIFIFHEKRASSPMMPFEIWRVRAIKYANLTSLTSGMILIGVSSYLPAFVQGVMEKSATVAGFTLTTMSIGWPIASTLAGRLILTIGFRATSILGGISLIAGGGIFSLLSPERGPVFAAMGSLFIGIGMGLSTTSFIVSIQNAVKWEMRGIATATNMFMRTLGSAVGAALLGGLLNNRIQAALNASHLNDQFSVDSTNLLLNQESRSELSEQALHVLKDGLTSGLQLVYIGLLVLAIISLILILQLPKGNKT is encoded by the coding sequence ATGGAGGAAGTTCAGCAATTACAACAAAAGCGAAAGCGCGGACTCGTATTGGCCTCAATCATGCTGGCGATGTTTCTGGCGGCGATTGAGGCAACGATCGTGTCTACAGCTATGCCGAGTATTGTAGCGGATTTAGGCGGATTCAGTTTGTACAGTTGGGTTTTCTCTGCTTATTTGCTTACAAATGCCGCTACAGTACTTCTGTTCGGAAGACTCGCCGATATTGTAGGCCGCAAGCCGATATTTCTGATCGGAATCGGATTGTTTCTGACAGGGTCCACGATGGCTGCACTGTCCCAGACAATGTTATTTTTAATTGCGGCGCGGTTAGTGCAGGGGCTTGGAGCCGGTGCTTTAATGCCGATTGCCACGACGATCGTTGGAGATCTGTACACGAAAGAAGAACGCGCCAAAATTCAAGGTTATTTGTCCAGCGTCTGGGGGATTTCAGCTGTATCAGGACCGCTGTTAGGTGGTTTTTTTGTGGATGTATTAAGCTGGCCTTACGTGTTTTGGATGAATATTCCACTTGGGTTACTAGCGATCATCGGAATTGTCTTGTTTTTCAAAGAAGACAAAACACAGAAGAAGCAATCGGTCGATTTAGTCGGTTCATTGTTAACGATGGTGGCGGTCAGTCTCTCCATGCTGATTTTGGTGGAAGGCGGGGTGGGTATCCCCTGGCTGTCTCGTGAAATGGGAATTTTAATCGTGCTGGCCATGAGTAGCTTTATCATCTTTATATTCCATGAAAAGAGAGCATCCTCGCCGATGATGCCCTTTGAAATTTGGCGGGTGCGTGCGATTAAATACGCCAATTTAACCTCACTGACTTCTGGAATGATCTTAATTGGCGTTTCCAGTTATTTACCGGCCTTTGTGCAAGGGGTGATGGAGAAGTCGGCAACAGTGGCCGGGTTTACCCTGACGACAATGTCGATTGGCTGGCCGATCGCGTCAACGTTAGCGGGAAGACTGATTTTAACGATTGGCTTTCGGGCCACTTCGATTCTTGGCGGTATTTCGCTCATTGCTGGCGGGGGGATCTTTTCCTTGTTGTCACCTGAACGCGGTCCGGTATTTGCGGCCATGGGCTCCTTGTTTATTGGAATTGGAATGGGTCTTTCCACGACGTCATTTATCGTTTCCATTCAGAATGCTGTGAAGTGGGAGATGCGAGGAATCGCTACTGCTACAAATATGTTTATGAGAACACTCGGCAGTGCGGTTGGAGCCGCGCTGTTAGGCGGGCTGCTCAATAACCGAATTCAGGCTGCTTTGAATGCCTCTCATTTAAACGATCAGTTCTCTGTGGATTCGACGAACTTGTTATTAAATCAGGAAAGCAGAAGTGAGTTAAGTGAACAGGCCCTGCACGTTTTGAAAGATGGACTGACGTCTGGTTTGCAGCTCGTCTACATTGGATTGCTGGTATTAGCGATCATCAGCCTGATTTTAATTTTACAATTGCCAAAGGGAAATAAGACATAA
- the trhA gene encoding PAQR family membrane homeostasis protein TrhA yields the protein MGTHIFSKREEIANAITHGVGAILSIAMLTLLIVFASLGGNAWEIVSVTIYGITMLVLYVSSTLVHSFPQGKVKDLFEIFDHSAIYLFIAGTYTPLLLVPLRGTLGWTLFGVVWGIALAGVIFKIFFVKRFVVLSTVFYVLMGWLIVLAWEPLTEAVSSTGILLLVLGGLVYSIGAIFYVWRGFTYHHMVWHLLVLSGSILHFFTVFLYIL from the coding sequence ATGGGCACACACATTTTTTCAAAACGTGAAGAAATCGCAAACGCCATCACTCACGGTGTTGGGGCCATATTAAGTATAGCTATGCTCACTCTGCTTATTGTATTTGCCAGCTTAGGAGGAAATGCATGGGAGATCGTTTCCGTGACTATATACGGAATTACAATGCTCGTTCTTTATGTTTCTTCCACTCTTGTTCATAGCTTTCCCCAAGGAAAAGTCAAAGATCTGTTTGAAATCTTTGACCACTCAGCGATTTACCTATTTATTGCAGGGACCTATACTCCCCTGCTCCTCGTGCCGCTAAGGGGTACACTCGGGTGGACGTTATTTGGAGTAGTATGGGGAATTGCGCTTGCGGGAGTCATCTTCAAAATCTTTTTCGTTAAACGATTCGTCGTACTATCGACTGTATTTTACGTGCTCATGGGCTGGCTGATCGTTCTTGCCTGGGAGCCGCTCACCGAGGCTGTCTCCTCCACCGGGATTCTTCTCCTCGTGTTAGGCGGACTCGTTTATTCAATAGGTGCGATCTTTTACGTATGGCGAGGTTTTACCTATCACCATATGGTCTGGCACTTACTGGTGCTCAGCGGATCGATCCTTCATTTTTTCACCGTATTTCTTTATATTTTGTAA
- a CDS encoding SCO family protein, which yields MKNFILFTFLGGLLFLTACGSPIEENMSREVGEFTATTQSGEKMNLPEDLKGDYWIADFIFTSCETVCPPMTGNMSHLQQRLKQENLDDVKLVSFSVDPKHDTQEKLKEFADAYQPDYDQWSFLTGYTFHEVKELSIKSFQSPVSKMEGSNQVAHGTSFYLVTPKGDVIKQYSGMKAAEIDQIIADLKKLKS from the coding sequence ATGAAGAATTTCATATTGTTCACTTTTCTAGGTGGACTGCTATTTCTAACAGCATGCGGCTCCCCAATTGAAGAAAATATGTCCCGAGAAGTGGGCGAATTTACCGCTACGACGCAAAGTGGTGAAAAGATGAACTTACCCGAGGATCTAAAAGGCGACTATTGGATAGCTGATTTTATTTTCACAAGTTGTGAAACCGTATGTCCGCCGATGACAGGAAATATGTCGCATTTACAGCAGCGTTTGAAACAAGAAAATCTTGATGATGTAAAACTTGTATCATTTTCCGTTGATCCCAAACACGATACTCAGGAGAAACTCAAGGAGTTTGCGGATGCCTATCAGCCCGATTACGATCAGTGGAGTTTTCTAACCGGCTATACATTCCATGAAGTTAAGGAATTATCGATTAAATCGTTCCAATCTCCTGTCTCAAAAATGGAGGGTTCTAACCAGGTGGCGCATGGGACAAGCTTTTATTTAGTTACACCTAAGGGTGACGTGATTAAACAGTACAGCGGGATGAAAGCGGCCGAAATCGACCAAATTATAGCAGATTTAAAGAAGTTAAAGTCATAG
- a CDS encoding N-acetyldiaminopimelate deacetylase encodes MLKDSELIQIRRDLHKIPELGFQEVKTQAYLLSIINELPQEHITVETWKTGIFVKVEGQDPKKTIGYRTDIDGLPLTEETRYPYASTHEGQMHACGHDFHMTIALAALESLAHQPADNHIVFMFQPAEEGPGGAEPMLRSEPMKRFKPDVIFALHIAPELPAGVVSSRPGLLFANTSELFIDLKGQGGHAAYPHLTKDMIVAGSFLVTQLQQIVARRVDPLDSAVITVGKITSGSVQNIIAEQARLEGTIRTMSPQAMDRVKVEIEKIVAGIEIAHDCSATIDYGSNYYQVENNPDYVDKFAAIAKDSGVTYREASAAMTGEDFGYLLKEIPGFMFWLGVDSQSGLHTSHLAPKEEALAIGARLVVNGLRQL; translated from the coding sequence ATGTTAAAAGATTCGGAACTCATCCAAATACGCAGAGATTTGCATAAAATCCCTGAGCTCGGCTTTCAAGAAGTGAAAACACAGGCTTACTTATTATCGATTATTAACGAATTGCCTCAAGAGCACATAACGGTGGAAACGTGGAAAACAGGTATTTTTGTAAAAGTAGAAGGGCAGGACCCGAAAAAAACAATTGGGTATCGTACCGATATTGATGGGCTGCCTTTAACGGAAGAAACAAGGTACCCTTATGCTTCCACACACGAGGGTCAGATGCATGCATGCGGCCATGATTTTCATATGACGATTGCTCTCGCTGCTTTAGAGTCGTTAGCTCATCAGCCTGCGGACAATCATATCGTCTTTATGTTTCAGCCGGCAGAGGAGGGCCCTGGCGGCGCTGAGCCGATGCTGCGCTCAGAACCGATGAAACGATTTAAGCCAGACGTTATATTCGCTTTGCACATCGCTCCAGAATTGCCGGCAGGAGTCGTTTCGTCCCGGCCTGGATTGCTGTTTGCCAACACGAGTGAATTATTTATTGACTTAAAAGGCCAAGGCGGACATGCGGCTTACCCGCATTTAACGAAGGATATGATCGTGGCTGGAAGCTTTCTCGTGACACAGCTGCAGCAAATTGTCGCCCGCAGAGTTGATCCGCTTGATAGTGCTGTGATTACAGTCGGCAAGATTACCAGCGGCAGTGTGCAAAATATAATTGCCGAACAGGCCAGGCTTGAGGGAACGATTCGGACGATGTCACCGCAAGCCATGGATCGTGTGAAAGTTGAAATTGAAAAGATCGTTGCGGGCATAGAAATAGCTCATGATTGTTCCGCCACAATTGATTATGGTTCGAACTATTATCAAGTCGAGAACAACCCTGATTACGTTGATAAATTTGCAGCGATCGCAAAGGATTCAGGCGTAACTTATCGAGAAGCAAGTGCAGCGATGACTGGGGAAGATTTCGGATACTTATTAAAGGAGATTCCAGGTTTCATGTTCTGGCTTGGAGTGGATTCGCAGTCAGGACTTCACACGTCACACTTGGCTCCTAAGGAAGAAGCGTTAGCGATTGGAGCACGTCTTGTAGTCAATGGACTGCGTCAATTGTAA
- a CDS encoding YkuS family protein, translating to MKKVAIEENLSDIRAALQQKGYDLVTLQNSQDAEGCDCCVISGQDRDVMGIQNAATNGVVIDARGRTADDVCQEVDNCFSS from the coding sequence GTGAAAAAAGTAGCCATTGAAGAAAATTTAAGCGACATTCGTGCTGCACTGCAGCAAAAAGGGTATGACCTTGTGACCTTACAAAACAGTCAAGATGCTGAAGGCTGTGATTGCTGCGTGATCTCTGGACAAGACCGCGACGTTATGGGAATCCAGAACGCTGCTACGAATGGTGTGGTCATTGATGCCCGCGGCCGTACAGCCGATGATGTGTGTCAGGAAGTAGACAACTGTTTTTCATCTTGA